From Chthonomonadales bacterium, one genomic window encodes:
- a CDS encoding TIM barrel protein produces the protein MKLGVLIAGRRPADVAPRLAQARDAGFSLCQLSLHQTGFGRQDLTEIADAMLEYGIRPVAVGCYVNPLRPDDAGFMGATRDDLMTLLQSLDIVGARRVVIASGSCAAAAHEAHPDNSADASLEALCDFLADVVAQTAARNYTLVIEPWTGHVLSSSDRVIALHSMLDPRTAGHVRYVLDAPSLIAPETYEQRDEAATAICRAFGAAAGVVHFRDVHRSPEGELLSAAPGAGDLDYAGYVECVVTEAPADVPGIVRNVRTTEYAGARDYMLRLRGDWQLA, from the coding sequence GTGAAGCTCGGAGTGCTGATAGCCGGGCGCCGGCCGGCGGACGTCGCTCCGCGACTTGCGCAGGCTCGAGACGCCGGGTTCTCGCTCTGCCAGTTGAGCCTGCATCAGACGGGGTTTGGGCGCCAGGACCTGACCGAGATCGCCGACGCGATGCTGGAGTACGGCATCCGGCCGGTCGCCGTCGGGTGCTACGTGAACCCTCTTCGTCCGGATGACGCCGGCTTCATGGGCGCCACGCGGGATGACCTGATGACCTTGCTGCAGTCGCTGGACATCGTCGGGGCGCGACGCGTGGTGATCGCGAGCGGCAGTTGCGCGGCGGCGGCCCACGAGGCCCATCCAGACAACTCCGCCGACGCGTCTCTGGAGGCGCTTTGCGACTTCCTGGCCGACGTGGTCGCACAGACGGCGGCGCGCAACTACACGCTGGTGATCGAGCCGTGGACGGGCCACGTGCTCTCCAGCAGCGACCGCGTGATCGCCCTCCACTCGATGCTCGATCCCCGAACGGCTGGCCACGTGCGCTACGTGCTGGACGCGCCGAGCCTGATCGCCCCGGAGACCTATGAGCAGCGCGATGAGGCAGCGACGGCGATCTGTCGGGCCTTCGGAGCCGCGGCCGGCGTGGTGCACTTCCGCGATGTGCATCGGAGCCCGGAGGGGGAGTTGCTCTCGGCCGCTCCCGGCGCCGGCGACCTGGACTACGCGGGCTATGTGGAGTGCGTGGTGACCGAGGCGCCCGCGGACGTGCCGGGCATCGTCCGTAACGTGCGGACCACCGAGTACGCCGGCGCGCGCGACTACATGCTGCGCCTGCGCGGCGACTGGCAGCTCGCATAG
- a CDS encoding phosphoglycerate kinase yields MNKKTVEDVAVSGKRVLVRVDFNVPQDESGRITDDRRIRAALPTIHYLIEHGARTILVSHLGRPKGKPGDAEKLTLRPVAARLGVLLGRQVPLAPDSVGPDVEAMVAAMSDGDVLLLENVRFHAEEEANDAAFAARLAALADIYVNDAFGTAHRAHASTEGVARIIPGVAGFLMQKEINYLGAALTDPKRPFVAILGGAKVKGKIGVIESLLTRVDRLIVGGGMAYTFFKAQGREIGDSLLDADSVEFCKGVLARAGDSLLLPVDVVIADANPLEKGGDNVQSRTVHADRIPVGWQGVDIGPQTQARFADAVKDAGTVIWNGPMGIFEVDRFAVGTRAVASALADSGAVTIVGGGDSAAAVEELGYADLMTHISTGGGASLELLEGKELPGVVALQDR; encoded by the coding sequence CTGAACAAGAAGACCGTCGAGGACGTCGCCGTCTCGGGCAAGCGCGTCCTCGTGCGCGTTGACTTCAACGTGCCGCAGGACGAGAGCGGCCGCATCACCGACGACCGGCGGATTCGCGCCGCGCTGCCCACGATCCACTACCTCATCGAGCACGGCGCCCGGACCATCCTGGTGTCGCACCTCGGGCGCCCGAAGGGCAAGCCGGGCGATGCCGAGAAGCTGACTCTCAGGCCGGTGGCCGCGCGACTCGGCGTGCTGCTCGGCCGACAGGTACCTCTCGCCCCGGACAGCGTCGGCCCGGACGTCGAAGCGATGGTCGCCGCCATGAGCGACGGCGATGTTCTGCTGCTCGAGAACGTTCGGTTCCACGCCGAGGAAGAGGCCAACGACGCCGCCTTCGCCGCCAGGCTCGCCGCACTCGCCGACATCTACGTGAACGACGCGTTCGGCACGGCGCACCGCGCGCACGCTTCCACGGAGGGCGTGGCGCGGATCATCCCCGGCGTGGCCGGGTTCCTGATGCAGAAGGAGATCAACTACCTCGGCGCCGCGCTCACCGACCCGAAGCGACCCTTCGTAGCCATCCTGGGCGGCGCGAAGGTCAAGGGCAAGATCGGCGTGATCGAGAGCCTGCTCACCAGGGTCGACCGCCTGATCGTGGGTGGTGGGATGGCCTACACCTTCTTCAAGGCGCAGGGGCGCGAGATCGGCGACTCGCTGCTCGACGCCGATTCGGTCGAGTTCTGCAAGGGGGTGCTCGCTCGCGCCGGCGACTCACTGCTCCTGCCGGTCGATGTGGTCATCGCCGACGCGAACCCGCTTGAGAAGGGCGGCGACAACGTGCAGTCGCGCACGGTGCACGCCGACCGCATACCGGTCGGCTGGCAGGGCGTGGACATTGGGCCGCAGACGCAGGCCCGCTTCGCCGATGCCGTGAAGGACGCGGGCACGGTCATCTGGAACGGTCCGATGGGCATCTTCGAAGTCGACCGCTTCGCTGTCGGGACACGGGCCGTCGCGAGCGCGCTGGCGGACTCGGGCGCCGTGACGATCGTCGGGGGCGGCGACTCCGCGGCGGCCGTGGAGGAGCTGGGATACGCCGACCTGATGACGCACATCTCCACGGGCGGCGGCGCGTCGCTGGAGCTCCTGGAAGGCAAGGAGTTGCCGGGCGTGGTGGCGCTTCAGGACCGATAG
- the gap gene encoding type I glyceraldehyde-3-phosphate dehydrogenase produces MAVRVGINGFGRIGRLSLRAILERYPDDLQVVALNDLTDAATNAYLFKHDTNYGKFDGTVVAEDKDIVVNGKKIVVYSERDPGKIPWQEQGVQIVLESTGLFLDPERAGAHFHAPTVKKVILSAPPKGDVPTIVLGVNEDTYDAGRDRIVSNASCTTNCLAPVAKVLNDEFGVNSALMTTVHAYTNDQKVADQAHKDLRRARAAAESIIPTSTGAAKAIGAVIPALKGKMHGIALRVPTPTVSLVDLVVSTEKPVTEATANDALRRAAAGPLKGVLRVEDEPLVSSDYVGESASAVVDAKETMVVGEHNLKVLAWYDNEWGYSCRIADLIKFVADKGL; encoded by the coding sequence ATGGCTGTTAGAGTTGGGATCAATGGGTTCGGCCGCATCGGCCGTCTCAGTCTGCGTGCCATACTCGAGCGGTACCCGGACGACCTCCAGGTGGTCGCCCTCAATGACCTTACGGATGCCGCCACCAACGCGTACCTGTTCAAACACGACACGAACTACGGCAAGTTCGACGGCACCGTCGTCGCCGAGGACAAGGACATCGTTGTTAACGGCAAGAAGATCGTTGTCTATTCGGAGCGTGACCCCGGAAAGATCCCGTGGCAGGAGCAGGGCGTACAGATCGTCCTCGAGAGCACCGGCCTCTTCCTGGACCCCGAGAGGGCCGGCGCGCACTTTCACGCTCCGACCGTCAAGAAGGTCATCCTCTCGGCACCCCCCAAGGGCGATGTTCCCACCATCGTCCTGGGTGTGAACGAGGACACATACGACGCCGGCCGCGATCGGATCGTCTCAAACGCCTCCTGCACCACCAACTGCCTGGCGCCGGTGGCCAAGGTGCTCAACGACGAGTTCGGCGTGAACTCGGCTCTCATGACAACCGTTCACGCGTACACGAACGACCAGAAGGTTGCGGACCAGGCCCACAAGGACCTGCGCCGAGCACGCGCCGCCGCCGAGAGCATCATTCCGACTTCCACCGGCGCCGCCAAGGCCATCGGCGCGGTGATCCCGGCGCTCAAGGGGAAGATGCACGGCATCGCCCTGCGCGTGCCCACGCCCACCGTCTCGCTAGTCGACCTGGTTGTCTCCACGGAGAAGCCGGTCACCGAAGCCACCGCGAACGATGCCCTGCGGCGCGCGGCCGCCGGCCCGCTCAAGGGGGTGCTGCGCGTCGAGGACGAGCCCCTGGTCTCCAGCGACTACGTGGGCGAGAGCGCATCGGCCGTTGTGGACGCCAAGGAGACGATGGTCGTCGGCGAGCACAACCTGAAGGTGCTGGCGTGGTACGACAACGAGTGGGGCTACTCGTGCCGCATCGCCGACCTGATCAAGTTCGTCGCCGACAAGGGGCTGTAG
- a CDS encoding segregation/condensation protein A, which yields MALTASPLQFRLPVFEGPLDLLLHLIRKQRIDIYDIPIALIAEQYLQQLAMWEALDLAVAGEYVVMAATLIELKSRLLLPAPTAAADEEEVDPRAELVERLLEYERYSGVVDVLRGREEARRGLFFRGALENAEDYTLSLAEGEADSGALLAALRRLLAEVQVDDATLTAVVPRRRISLRMKMAEMMRRLRGRERGMDFDSLLERPLRRQDIVLTFLALLELLRLGRVRAETPAADQIRILAVEPAG from the coding sequence ATGGCACTCACCGCGAGCCCCCTGCAGTTTCGCCTCCCGGTCTTCGAGGGACCACTCGATCTGCTGCTGCACCTCATCCGCAAGCAGAGGATCGACATCTACGACATTCCTATCGCCCTTATCGCGGAGCAGTATCTGCAGCAACTCGCCATGTGGGAGGCGCTCGACCTCGCGGTCGCCGGGGAGTACGTCGTGATGGCGGCCACGCTGATCGAGTTGAAGTCGCGCCTGCTCCTGCCGGCGCCGACCGCAGCCGCCGACGAGGAGGAGGTCGACCCGCGCGCCGAGCTCGTCGAGCGGCTTCTGGAGTACGAGCGCTACAGCGGCGTCGTCGACGTGCTGAGGGGACGCGAGGAGGCGCGGCGCGGGCTGTTCTTCCGCGGCGCTCTGGAGAACGCGGAGGACTATACCCTCTCCCTGGCGGAGGGAGAGGCCGACAGCGGCGCCCTCCTTGCGGCGCTGCGCAGGCTGCTGGCCGAGGTTCAGGTGGACGACGCCACGCTGACGGCCGTCGTCCCGCGCCGTCGTATCAGCTTGCGGATGAAGATGGCCGAGATGATGCGCCGGCTGCGCGGCCGCGAGAGGGGGATGGACTTCGACAGCCTGCTCGAGCGCCCTCTGAGGCGTCAGGACATCGTGCTGACGTTCCTGGCGCTGCTGGAACTCCTGCGCCTCGGGCGCGTGCGCGCCGAGACGCCCGCCGCTGACCAGATCCGGATCCTCGCGGTGGAGCCCGCTGGATGA
- the scpB gene encoding SMC-Scp complex subunit ScpB, whose amino-acid sequence MSLAARAECLLFVAGDPLPLAEIARALALEPDSALQALRELDERLTARQSGLHVVELAGGFQLATRPEHAEAVARLLARSSSKLSRAALETLAIVAYRQPVTVPEIEAVRGVASGGVARALVEKRLIAEVGRRPTVGRPVLYATTPEFLHYFALRGLEDLPPLDEPRPPSSVPSPSRGFEQTAEPARP is encoded by the coding sequence ATGAGCCTGGCCGCCCGCGCCGAGTGCCTGTTGTTCGTGGCTGGCGACCCGCTCCCGCTCGCCGAGATCGCGCGGGCCCTCGCGCTGGAGCCCGACTCGGCGCTCCAGGCCCTTCGGGAGCTGGATGAGCGCCTGACCGCGCGCCAGAGCGGGCTGCACGTGGTGGAGCTCGCCGGCGGCTTCCAGCTCGCCACGCGTCCGGAGCACGCCGAGGCCGTGGCGCGCCTCCTCGCCCGCTCGTCGAGCAAGCTCTCGCGGGCCGCGCTTGAGACGCTCGCCATCGTGGCCTACCGCCAGCCCGTCACGGTGCCGGAGATCGAGGCGGTGCGCGGCGTGGCCTCGGGCGGTGTCGCGCGCGCCCTCGTGGAGAAGCGCCTGATCGCCGAGGTCGGGCGCCGCCCGACGGTCGGGCGCCCGGTCCTCTACGCGACCACACCGGAGTTCCTTCACTACTTCGCGCTCCGCGGCCTGGAGGACCTTCCGCCGCTCGATGAGCCTCGGCCGCCCTCCTCTGTTCCCTCGCCGTCGCGGGGGTTCGAGCAGACGGCCGAGCCCGCGCGACCCTAG
- a CDS encoding uracil-DNA glycosylase: MADDRQAMFARLVAEAAACLRCPRMAQRAAVLSSRNGTLTPRVLFVAEAPGRQGADRTRVPMVGDRSGVAFEALLTGVGLTRADIFITNAVLCSPRSATGANRPPLRSEARNCSGFLERTLQLLDPPVVAALGATALAALGGLGAHGLALGSSAGTLVEWRGRLLVPLYHPSPQVLVSRRSLAQQSRDWSAVRAALEAAGAF, encoded by the coding sequence ATGGCAGACGACAGGCAGGCGATGTTCGCCCGGCTCGTGGCCGAGGCGGCCGCCTGCCTGCGCTGCCCGCGCATGGCGCAACGCGCGGCGGTCCTCAGCTCACGCAACGGCACGCTGACGCCGCGCGTGCTTTTCGTGGCCGAGGCGCCCGGGCGGCAGGGCGCCGATCGCACGCGGGTCCCGATGGTCGGTGACCGCTCGGGCGTCGCGTTCGAGGCGCTGCTGACCGGCGTCGGCCTCACGCGCGCCGACATCTTCATCACGAATGCGGTGCTCTGCAGTCCCCGGAGCGCGACGGGCGCGAATCGCCCACCCCTGCGCAGCGAGGCGCGCAACTGCTCCGGGTTCCTGGAGCGCACGCTGCAGTTGCTGGACCCGCCCGTCGTCGCCGCCCTCGGCGCCACGGCGCTGGCCGCCCTGGGCGGCCTGGGGGCGCACGGCCTCGCGCTGGGCTCCTCCGCCGGCACGCTCGTCGAGTGGCGGGGCAGGCTCCTCGTGCCGCTCTACCATCCAAGCCCTCAGGTGCTGGTTTCCCGCCGCTCGCTCGCCCAGCAGTCGCGCGACTGGAGCGCTGTCCGCGCGGCGCTCGAAGCGGCAGGCGCCTTCTAG
- a CDS encoding DUF1559 domain-containing protein, protein MECGRPKPPGGFTLIELLVVIAVIAILAAILFPVFAQAREKARQASCASNLRQLGLATMMYTQDYDEVFPLYQYDDCQGFTCFQYWFGKRTDTGWDKGLGLLYPYMRNHQVQKCPSFTAAPRFGDGNGYGYNWGYLGSDYWLTQTWPPLNPAALASLSAPAGKIAYADAGFYDAPWWGGTGQMTETAGIDPPWQWWGSPNMDFRHVDAGKDIDAATQTVRHRGLANSVFADGHVRALKQGAVTDAMFTRD, encoded by the coding sequence ATGGAGTGCGGACGCCCGAAGCCGCCCGGCGGCTTCACGCTCATCGAGTTGCTCGTCGTGATCGCGGTGATCGCCATCCTGGCCGCGATCCTCTTCCCAGTCTTCGCGCAGGCACGGGAGAAGGCGCGGCAGGCGAGTTGCGCCTCGAACCTGCGGCAGCTTGGCCTGGCCACGATGATGTACACACAGGACTACGACGAGGTCTTTCCGCTCTACCAGTACGATGACTGTCAGGGGTTCACGTGCTTCCAGTACTGGTTCGGCAAGCGCACCGACACCGGTTGGGACAAAGGCCTCGGACTACTCTACCCCTACATGCGCAACCATCAGGTGCAGAAGTGCCCCAGCTTCACCGCCGCGCCACGTTTCGGCGATGGCAACGGCTACGGGTACAACTGGGGGTATCTGGGTTCCGACTACTGGCTGACGCAGACCTGGCCCCCGCTGAACCCGGCGGCGCTGGCCTCACTCTCCGCTCCGGCCGGCAAGATCGCTTACGCCGACGCCGGCTTCTACGACGCGCCGTGGTGGGGCGGCACCGGCCAGATGACGGAGACCGCGGGCATCGATCCGCCCTGGCAGTGGTGGGGCAGTCCGAACATGGACTTCCGCCACGTCGACGCCGGCAAGGACATCGACGCCGCCACCCAGACCGTTCGGCACCGTGGCCTGGCCAACTCCGTGTTCGCCGATGGCCACGTGAGGGCACTCAAGCAGGGCGCCGTGACCGACGCCATGTTCACCCGCGACTGA
- the ftcD gene encoding glutamate formimidoyltransferase — MSIAPAARGIAQCAANFSEGARPEVVEAIVSAASGWPGCVVADWSADPDHNRLVVTLLGHPRRLEAAVLAAAQEAVRRIDLRAHRGAHPRIGAVDVVPFVPLRGISMAECAQAAANLGRRLAAEMGLPVYLYEESAAPGRRRSLPDVRRGGFERLSAEPLSGERAPDFGPMRAHPTAGAVVVGARRPLVAFNVLLDAEDPRTARAIAHIIRAERETHSALGGVRALGLALSSRRATQVSMNLTEPDRSPMPDVYAFVRAHARALGADVVASEVIGLVPRCALGGRAPSVIRWRAYRPHRIVEYWLDGPGAAALAPTSALAADRPATCDDAARAR, encoded by the coding sequence ATGAGTATTGCACCGGCCGCTCGCGGCATCGCTCAGTGCGCCGCCAACTTCAGCGAGGGCGCGCGGCCCGAGGTTGTCGAGGCCATCGTCTCGGCCGCCTCGGGATGGCCCGGATGCGTCGTCGCCGATTGGTCCGCGGACCCCGACCACAACCGGCTCGTGGTAACGCTCCTCGGCCATCCTCGGCGCCTGGAGGCCGCCGTGCTCGCGGCGGCCCAGGAAGCGGTGCGCCGGATCGACCTACGCGCGCACCGCGGCGCCCATCCACGCATCGGCGCGGTCGATGTCGTGCCGTTTGTACCGCTGCGCGGCATTTCGATGGCCGAGTGCGCGCAGGCGGCCGCGAATCTCGGGCGTCGACTCGCCGCTGAGATGGGCCTGCCGGTCTACCTCTACGAGGAATCGGCGGCCCCGGGCCGCCGACGGTCGCTGCCGGACGTCCGGCGCGGCGGCTTCGAGCGCCTCTCCGCTGAACCTCTCTCGGGCGAGCGCGCGCCGGACTTCGGTCCGATGCGCGCGCATCCCACAGCCGGCGCGGTGGTCGTCGGGGCGAGGCGCCCCCTCGTCGCCTTCAACGTGCTGCTCGACGCGGAGGATCCGAGGACCGCGCGCGCGATCGCCCACATCATCCGTGCCGAGCGCGAGACGCATTCCGCGCTCGGCGGCGTGCGAGCGCTCGGCCTGGCGCTCTCCTCCCGCCGGGCAACGCAGGTCTCCATGAACCTGACCGAGCCCGACAGATCGCCGATGCCTGATGTCTACGCGTTCGTGCGCGCCCATGCCCGCGCGCTCGGCGCCGACGTCGTCGCGAGCGAGGTGATCGGCCTGGTACCCCGGTGCGCCCTGGGCGGGCGCGCCCCCTCGGTTATCCGATGGCGCGCGTATCGGCCGCACCGCATCGTCGAGTACTGGCTCGACGGCCCGGGCGCAGCCGCGCTCGCGCCAACTTCTGCCCTGGCGGCCGATCGCCCGGCAACCTGCGACGATGCGGCGCGGGCGCGCTGA
- a CDS encoding GGDEF domain-containing protein, whose translation MFWRATAWAVLAALCVARSYDPVSDRRALVAALAALVAATLGPLLERAGGRSLAASVLLLGAEVAAAAAIQFLLPPGAIARNAPFLVAVADAYTVFGSQGAAWVSTACAVLAATGPLSGALPGHHPALALEGALPAALGAFLWATGWRGRRLPPTVLPARTVDTVERAVDDIAERERRLRASYQEVVAVARARQAEIEEARLIGAMLQAAAEGADAEQGYRNVLRLLASALGAESGAAWRVRPSAGSAILRVATGPAARRSTASVPLAPAALPAEVRAVCERALTGAGAGAAAAVCLRMDGEIWGVVGVAGAALAPDVVSSRRRLGALAEPVSTALWSIEARHSAVRHAELEVGLRRLASLPHLGATDEAAARCLAAMRAPCRCDSGALWLHHAPDGAPRLAASFGQVSPPRNAERWPGPAGAAGWCAAHALSIWLPDTTSGSHLVVPVAARGRGIGAVWLGDIAPGGIGADIAAAMRAAGAYAGAALGEGPGEQTDALTGLLHEARFTAALEGSDARRALFVTHLDGIDRVAERHGAAAADGLLSAFAALLVGAAPVGSTLGLLGGDPAALVAVADARAARELAEEVRRAVLGWREPYAAALGPGPTASVAYATDGGGLARAAGARAALAAARDSGGNAVYAAL comes from the coding sequence ATGTTCTGGCGCGCCACGGCGTGGGCCGTTCTGGCCGCTCTCTGCGTCGCGCGCTCCTACGACCCGGTCTCTGACCGGCGGGCGCTTGTTGCGGCGCTCGCCGCTCTCGTCGCCGCCACGCTCGGCCCCCTGCTGGAGCGCGCCGGGGGTCGCAGCCTCGCCGCATCCGTGCTCCTGCTCGGCGCCGAGGTGGCCGCCGCCGCCGCCATCCAGTTCCTGCTCCCTCCCGGCGCCATCGCCCGCAACGCGCCCTTCCTCGTGGCGGTGGCCGACGCCTACACGGTCTTTGGCTCGCAAGGCGCGGCCTGGGTGTCGACGGCCTGCGCCGTCCTGGCCGCCACGGGTCCGCTGAGCGGCGCGCTGCCGGGCCATCACCCTGCCCTCGCGCTCGAGGGCGCCCTCCCGGCCGCGCTCGGTGCCTTCCTCTGGGCGACGGGCTGGCGAGGGCGGCGCCTGCCGCCAACGGTGCTCCCGGCGCGCACCGTCGACACCGTGGAGCGAGCGGTGGACGACATCGCGGAGCGCGAGCGTCGCCTGCGCGCCTCCTACCAGGAGGTCGTCGCGGTGGCGCGGGCCCGGCAGGCCGAGATCGAGGAGGCGCGGCTGATCGGCGCGATGCTGCAGGCCGCGGCGGAAGGCGCCGACGCCGAGCAGGGCTACCGGAACGTGCTCAGGTTGCTCGCCTCCGCCCTGGGCGCCGAGTCGGGGGCTGCGTGGCGCGTGCGGCCGAGCGCTGGTTCGGCCATCCTCCGGGTGGCGACCGGCCCAGCGGCTCGGCGCTCGACCGCGTCGGTGCCGCTGGCTCCGGCGGCGCTGCCCGCCGAGGTGCGCGCGGTATGCGAGCGCGCCCTGACCGGCGCGGGCGCCGGAGCGGCCGCGGCCGTGTGCCTGAGGATGGATGGCGAGATCTGGGGCGTGGTCGGAGTTGCCGGGGCGGCGCTGGCTCCCGACGTGGTGTCGAGCAGAAGGCGGCTCGGAGCGCTCGCGGAGCCCGTGTCGACCGCGCTGTGGTCGATCGAGGCGCGGCACTCCGCCGTGCGCCACGCCGAGCTCGAGGTGGGCCTGCGGCGCCTCGCGAGCCTGCCACACCTGGGCGCCACGGATGAGGCAGCGGCGCGATGCCTGGCGGCGATGCGCGCGCCATGCCGCTGCGACTCTGGCGCGCTGTGGCTGCACCACGCACCGGACGGGGCGCCACGGCTCGCCGCCTCGTTCGGACAGGTGAGCCCACCACGGAACGCCGAGCGGTGGCCCGGGCCCGCCGGCGCGGCGGGCTGGTGCGCGGCGCACGCCCTCTCCATCTGGCTGCCGGACACTACCAGCGGCAGTCACCTCGTGGTTCCCGTCGCCGCGCGCGGCCGCGGAATCGGCGCCGTGTGGCTCGGAGACATCGCACCCGGCGGCATCGGCGCCGACATCGCCGCCGCCATGCGAGCCGCCGGCGCGTATGCTGGCGCCGCGCTGGGCGAGGGCCCGGGCGAGCAGACGGACGCACTCACGGGCCTCCTTCACGAAGCACGTTTCACGGCCGCGCTCGAGGGCTCGGACGCGCGGCGGGCCCTGTTCGTTACCCACCTCGACGGGATCGATCGGGTCGCGGAGCGGCACGGGGCCGCGGCGGCGGACGGTCTGCTCAGCGCCTTCGCCGCGCTGCTCGTCGGCGCGGCGCCCGTCGGCTCGACGCTCGGGCTCCTCGGCGGCGACCCCGCGGCGCTGGTCGCGGTCGCCGACGCCCGTGCCGCGCGCGAGCTTGCCGAGGAGGTGCGGCGGGCCGTGCTTGGGTGGCGGGAACCGTACGCAGCCGCGCTGGGCCCGGGGCCAACCGCGAGCGTGGCGTACGCAACCGACGGCGGCGGGCTCGCGCGGGCAGCCGGCGCGCGCGCGGCGCTGGCCGCCGCACGCGACTCCGGGGGCAACGCGGTGTACGCCGCGCTCTAG